The genome window GCTGCTTACATATAAAAATAGAAGCTTCTGTGTCTGTATTTCTGATGAATTTCCAGTTATTACTGGATACCGAATTATTCAGCTGTGAGATGAACTAGAGTTTTTATACAGCACTGTCAGAAGAGCACTACAAAGCTTGAACTAATGTCTATTCATATTACTTGGAAACAGATCTTGTAAGATGTTGACTTACACTCCTAGGTGCAAATACATCAGGGCCTTTACAAAGGTGCTTTGGTCCCTTAAAATCTGTGAGTATAAATATACTTTTATCTGTTGAGTTGTGGCCTTTGACTTGATGAAAGTATTACTGGTTTAGGGTTGGGGTGTAGTCCTCCTGTACTGGTGATATTTTATAAAAATAGTCCACTAACTAAGTATATTGTCTATTTAAATTaataatggtgtttttttttttcttttcagggagaatctgtaaaatattttcttgacaaTTTGGATAAACTTGGAGAACCAGTAAGTTTAATCTCTTATTTGGTTTTAAGGCAATATTATGTACTAAAGGGCCTTTTGGCTTGAATTTGTAACTTCTAACAGTTGAAAGCTATATATTCTGTAAATTGAAGTGACAGGTTACCTTTGTAGCATTTAGTAGAGCGGATCAAtaacagacattttttttcttttattaggaTTACCTTCCCTCCCAGCAAGATATTCTCCTGGCACGAAGACCCACAAAAGGGATCCATGAATACAATTTTGAGATTAAAAACGTCCCCTTCAAGATGGTTGATGTAGGTGGCCAAAGGTCAGAACGAAAACGTTGGTTTGAATGCTTTGACAGCGTCACTTCAATACTGTTCCTGGTCTCATCAAGTGAATTCGACCAGGTACTTATGGAGGATCGACTAACAAACCGCCTTACAGAGTCTCTGAACATTTTTGAAACTATAGTCAACAACCGAGTTTTCAGCAATGTCTCCATCATTCTCTTCCTAAATAAGACAGACTTGCTTGAGGAAAAAGTGCAAAAAGTTAGTATCAGAGACTATTTCCCAGAATTTGAAGGGGATCCCCACTGCTTGCTAGATGTCCAAAAATTCCTGGTAGGTTGTTTTCGTACCAAGCGCCGGGATCAGCAGCAAAAGCCCTTATACCACCATTTCACCACTGCTATAAATACAGAAAACATCCGCCTTGTGTTCCGTGATGTCAAGGATACCATCCTTCATGACAACCTCCAGCAGCTCATGCTACAGTGACATGCAAGAAGACTTTGATTTGTGTTAGTCGTTTACAGCAGGagttagaagaaaaaaaaactggtctTGTCAGGCCTCAACTGTGTGGATACAAACTGCTGCTGATCAAGTTGTTTCCAATTTCTCCTGAAATTTGGGCTTTAATATCTTCCACTGTAGTTTCATTTTGAATCATTTCTAATTTCTTAACAGACCTCAAGTTTTTAAAAGCTAACTTGGAAGTTTTGACTTCTTCCATCTTTCCAAACTGGTTAAATTTGTATTCCTGAACTGTTGTGTGCTATCTGTAGAAATGGTTGCAGGACTCACTTTGGAAACTTGATAGATTAAAGAGGTTTGATGATATGGGAAAGGGCTGTAGGGAAAATGTGATACATTTGCATTTGAAGACCACTTTTTAAGTATGGTTTCTATTCCTCCAGAGATTCTGCATGGCCAACagctatgctttttaaaaaagttaatctGTATTTTACGTTTACAAGTGCATTTTTGCTTCCATGCCAATAGCAGTTGCTCTCAAATGGTACCAGAAAGGAAATCAGTAGAGGTTTACTACCATTGAATATGTCAGGTGGAATCAGGCATGCAAAGGGACATTCTAAACTTGATTGGTCATTGTGAGATCATAACAGTTTTTCAAAATTTCTCATGTTTTACAGTTTGGAGCTAAGCTAATCTAAACCACATAGTTGCCTACAGCTTTGGGAGTATCTGTCAATTGTGAATTATCAATTGTACCCTTTTTCCTTCAGTTAGTCTAGATTCTATGTTGAGCAATACATGGGAGAAGCTaacaaaaagggtttttttcccagctaAAGAGAGCTTGTGTTTTGGATAGCAGATGCATGTCATTAAAGTAACAGGACAGTGTTGGGAGTATACGCAGCTGTAGATGAAACAGTACTGGCCCTTGTATTGGTAGCCAAAAAGGCAAGACattttttcagaaagaaaaaagtttaaaGCAACTGAATTACATCCCAGATATACTGTAGTATAAAAGTATTTTTTATAAAAGTCCTCCCCTCAATTATGACACCTCTCTAACTCAGCCTTGCAAGCAAATACTCACTGAAAATATAACAGAGTTGTTGAACTGATAATTGTTTTCATCTCAATTTTGAGGAAGCTGGTGGTACCAGAGGTGACTTTTGATTTCTCAGGTATTGGTTAAAAGTCTATTTATTACCAGTTGAtctctggtcagcctagtttaaTTATTGGTAAACTTTCACAGGTATTATACTATGCTTTAAAGAAATCTGTAAAAGGGATTGACACTTTTCTGTTCTAATGCTTGAATGCCATAAAGGTCTAACAGTTAACATGACCAGAGGTTAGCAGTACAGTTTCCCTTTTCTGTGGCATAGGCTAAAGTATGCATTTGAGAGTGATAGAAAATGCATTAAGGGCTACTATTACGGAATTTTGGGAAAGGGTGAAAGTCAGTAAAAATCTccatatttttgaaaaaatatttttcttatgTAATATGTTAGATGAAGATAATTTCAGATCCTGTGCCAATTGTGCATTTAATAGGTTTAACTTTCTTCAGTGGGCCTAGTCCAGCCTCAGTAAGCATTGTTAAATGACGCAAAGTTTATTAACCTAAAGTGCCTCTTGATTTGTTTTCCTTGCAGTGTCCTTACGAGAATGCCAGTTTCCCTGTGAGTAGCTTTTGCAGTAGGGGATATGGAGTAGGAAAACGACTCCTTCCCCGAGCTCTGCATAGAGACTGCCATTAGCTTAACCAGAATCCTGAACGTTTTGCTGGTGCCATTTCTGCCACTTTTGCATTTTAGAATTCTATCAGAACACAAAGAAACAGAATGCTTTTTACTAAGCATGTATGTACTGAGCACTGTGTTAATCAACTGAATTCTTGACTGCATCCATCAAGACTCCTGCCAGATGTAGACGGTGTATAAGCTTAAATAAGAGTGACAAAAGCTTTGTTTTGTTGGTTCAGTTTTATATACTGGTTGGAATGAAGATCATGTAAAGACATTTTCCATTGTACATTAGACAGATGGTTGTAAGCAGAGAGTGAAGGGACTATTTTCTGGGGGGGGGAGTATCTATGCTCTAGCATTATAGCTAAAGAGACTAAAATTAGGGGGCTATTTACATGGGTGGTAACTGACTTGCCTAAATGAGATAAGAAACACGGTGGCTGTAtctgtccctggcacctttttaaACCACAAATAATCTGGGTGGCTACAAGTATATGtgaagaaagggggagggtgcATAATCCTTTCTTCACCAGTCGTTTCCCCATTCAGAATACCCCCACTGTGTTTCTTTCTGCCAGAGTAAATATGGGTACGAATATCTATCACATGAAATCACTGTTTATATCAGAAATTTGAAAGAAATCTTGCATCTTCATAAAGTAATATCAGACAATCACCATCCTATATTCAGCAGTGTCCAGTCTATTATTCAgaagccacatgcagctcttggACAAGTATAGCACGGTTCACTAaccaatgcactttgtagcttcCATGGCCCTTAGGTGCCTTTCATGTTTTCCCACCATACTTGgtccttttcttctctttatgCATCAGCCATTACTTTTTCAGCTGTCAAACTGCCCCTATGACTTGTGGAGCTGGAATAAGTGTGTATGTATAAGATTTCAcagcctcttccctttttttcatCAGTATGAGCCTGTGGAAATGGAATGAGGTGGAGGAACCAGTTCGGTGGTGGAAttcactttagcttttctgatgCTGCCCATCAGCAGCCACCACTTTCACTGCTGCCTGTTACAACCAAAAGAAGAGTGCAGAGTTTCCTGTAGGATCTGTCATTCCCCGGGCATTTTTGCTTGGCTAATTTTCTTGTCCAACCATTTTGGGAGGGTGTAAGCATGTTccacctttcctttctcctcagtTGGGAGGCCTACAGTCATTGCTGTCTGTGAAAGAACAGCTCTGCAAGAAGGGAAGCACATCCTCAGTGTTGGATCTTGAGCATGTTTACTTGGTAGCAAGTTCCATTGATTTCAGCAGAGCTTTCTCAGCATACAGTATGAATAAAATCCAGTCTTAATGGGTCAAAACTGTTTTGGTTGCTGCGCAATCCTGCGCTTGCTTGCTTTGCAGTAAATCCCATTGGTTTCAAAAAGGCCTGTATGCAAGTGTGCATATACAAGTGTGAGATTGCATGCTCAAGAGACTAACAGGCCTCGACAGGAAGGAGATGGCAGTGTAGAGGATGAGGGGAAAGGGGTGATGTCCAGAAGATGGAATCAGCAAGGCTTTATTGCAGGCAGGCAAGTTCACTTAAATTGTGTTACATTTTTAGATACATATCAGCAAATCAAGCTGGTTTCTCATTCAAAGGGCCAGGACCAAGGTCAGTGTTTGATGTACATTTAGATTTATATGGATTTGTTTCCAGCTTTTGCACCTAAATAAGTTCTGCATCTTCCCCTTCCCAATTCCCCACAACGAATTTACAAGTTGGTGGATTGCCCCCTCCACGTTCTCATGTGGATAAAAGGCTTAATAGTACATTCTTTATAAATTAAGTTGTATTACAGACTTTGTTCAGGCAACATCATGCCAAACTATCCATAATGAGTAAAGTACGATCTTAATGTTTCTCTCAACCCAGATATTAGCCCAGAAAAGCACTTCAATATCTTGCAGCTCTACAGATTCTGACGGTTGAAATTTTAAAGCTTGGAAGGTTGGCAAATTTGGCTACTGTTGCTATACAGAATAGTAATTGTCCCATAAAACAGAGAAACTTTTTTCTGCCTCTGTTCCTTTTCCTTGCCTTGATAAGTGAGCAAGCTGAGCTATATTGGGTCTAAGGCACCAGACAGGGAACTGGAAGAAAAGATTTGGCTTTCTTATGCTCTCAAGATCTTTGCTTTTCTGGGAAACTCTTAAAAAGTTGAGAAATTTCCTACCAGTCCAAACACAACTTACCAAGATGTCTTTCTTACTAACAGAAGTAGCTTGCTCAGTCCTCTAAATTCCACCACTTGAATCAATGTATAGGATGTCCTTAGAAGGTTAATCCTTAGATAAATGGTTAATTTGAAATATCGAAATGTATTTTCATATACCTCTTTCAAACACAGAGCTAATTTGTCAGAttgaattagaaaaaaatatttttcgcagaaaagtatttaaatatatgtatatatttatagttTCTATTAAATATTTTAACTTTACAAATTTGGGGCGATTTTTTAAAACTACAGTGGAGTAAAAACTAATCTGCCTGTGAAATTTGTGAGAAACACTTTtaaatctgaaacaaaacaacagaagTCATTCTTAAAAAGTAAcacaaagttgtttttttaaagaattgtagGGCTATGGATTGGGTCCTAGGTAGCCGTTCCACATTAATTATGCTGGGGGAACAGTGCTTTTGATGGCAGAAGAGGAAGCAGGAGTTTCTTCTTCCCACTGTATGGCCCTATGTTGGGCTCCCGTGCTGTTCCTGAGGGTTCCCTGGGCTCAGTGGCTGGCAGGAGTAGTTCAAGATGCAGGTGGATCCCATTCCATAAGTCTCACTCTGTCACCAATGACAATTACAGTGTAACCCTTAATCTTAGACTTGGGGTTGAGTTTGCAGAGTATAAACAGTGATTTCTCAAAGTTGGAAAGAAAGCCATTTTCTCACTAGGAAATAAATGTCAATACAAAATGGGACTAATGTTAGATTCTGTGCAACATTGATTCCACAAACGCAATTTGCAAGAGTACTTGGGAtggagaaaagagggggaaaacttGGGGCAAGGGCCAAGATTTCCAGGTTTTTGAATATGGTCTATTATTTGTCTCACATAACCCAAATGTGATGGTAACTGTAAGGTTAGTTTAAAAACTAGCTTTAAGAATCCCAAGTAGCAAGATGATGGCAGAAGGTCTCTTCTCTGACTACAGTGCTTCCTTGTCCAGATTGTTTAGTAGTCTTAATGTATGCTGGTCGAATTCTCCTGTTATATAGTGTTCTATAAGCCTCCATGAGGGTACTTTAATATAGCCATCTTTACAAAATGTCATAAGAATTACTTAGCATTCTAATAGTGCCATTTGCAGTTTCCTTACCTTATACTTGAAAGCAAATTATTTCCGCTTATTGAAAAGTTTCCCATCTGTCCACAGCAGTGAAAGCTTATGTTTTCTATAAAGCCTTATCTCGGGATATATTTTGTAACAGCCTCACAAACTTTATCTAATGATACCAAGATTTGTATTAGCTTTGtataaatgggggagggggggctttacTTTTTTATATACATGTTAACTTTTGTAACTCTCCAGGGATGAAGAGATTCTCTTAACTTTGTAAATGTCCCCCTTGCCTTAGTTCAGCATTGGCAATAAATTATTTCTAAAGGTCTTAAAAGGCATAATTTTAAGAAGGTTCGATTACAGATAGATGATAAAAGCTTCTTTTTAGTTGTATATTGCTCTGTACATGTTTTGCAGAAGTGTTGCCTTCCAGCTATTAATATTTGCCTTGTGTAAAATAAATTACTGACAGTAAATGAACAGTATACATCCTCATTCTGAAAATGAAATTTTGTATTCTTGTACAGATGTGGTATTTTACCATAGTGGCAATGTAGACAGTATCAACTGGCTGGTTTGgaagtttcaattaaaacattaaCTCTGTCTGCGTCTTAGTGCATACAGCCATTTTGGAAATTAAACCCAAGCTGCACAGAAGTTGCAGGGAAAAGTTCAGAACGGAAAGTCTCAGCTGATATATTGCATATGATTCTAGATCCTCAGGGTGGAGGGAGTTCAGAGGGAATGAACTAGTTTGGAAAGTCCCATTTGAAACATTGGAACCATTTTGCTTTTGAAGCATAGGTGTGTCTCCAGGTGATGGGTTCCCCCAGTCCCTTAATTGAACTACACATCATGttaagtttcagagggtagactgCATTAGAACAGCCAAATTTCAATCGAGTAGCACCTTAGAGcctaacaagattttggggataaAAGTCTGATGAAGGCAGCTTTGATTCCCAAATGTTtctatcccaaaaatcttgttggtctctaaggtgctactagacttgaacATCATACTAGGTGACTGCAGCCAAAGAAGCACAGGCAGAGTTCCACTTGCAGAACAGATTTTTCAGCCTCTCCTATTCAAAAAAATATATTCCTAAGATTCATGTGGTCTTTCCAATAGGATACTCTAAAAAACTAATCCATAATGATACAAGAGATATTCCTGAGATGTGCATCATTTGAAATTGATACCTGAAATTCTGCAAGGGGAATGCTGcgtgaaaatttatttatttatactttgggcttctataccgccccgtctcCGAAGGGGATCTACTGATTGCATGCCTCATTTCCTGACATACCTGCCCAAGTGTAGTCTTTTGACCTGGAAAAGCCATTTTGAGAAACTTTCTAAAATCATTCTGTTTGGAAAGTGCTTTATGATCTTATGGAATGCATCCATGTGACTGATCTGAAGTGGGCTCACTTTTTCCAACAAGCCCACATGTGCCAAGTGAATTTTCTCAAGTCTTCCTCTAAAAGTGGCTTTGAGGTTGCTCAATATGCAAAGGCAGAAGACCAACATTTGTAGCAAGACTCAAAATGTCCTCTTTGGAGTAGGTGCCTTCTGGTTGTGTGTTCCTCATTTCACCCAGAATATTCTGGACAAAAGATCTAGAATCACCTGAAGCCAAGAAAGATGTCTTCACTCATAGACCTAATTTCTCATCACGTTCTATTGACAGGATATTCTGATTTTGAGAAGCCCCAggctttcaattttaaaaatgggaaataaCCATGTACTGtatttaaaatgtaataatatgCCCTTAAACAGTTTAACCAGTGAAAAGGTCAGGATTAAAGCAGCACACACATACTCTTTGTACTTGTTAACATTATCAAGTGGGCATCGACACACAAAATTGTTTTCTGAAAGCAAAGATCTTTAACTCTTCATTTTACACATACCATTCAGTTTCCTGCAGTTCAGTCAGCAATTAATTAATGCCTCAACACTGTGAACTACAAGTGTTTGCCAGAACTGTGTCTAGTACATCTCTTCCAGAAAGACCCTTTATGAATAACAGATGAGAAGCTTTGCTTCCCAATTGTTCTAGGCTACAGCAATTTAGAAACTTTAATTAAAACTTGTTGAGTGGTAAAGTCTTGCTTGGAGCCAAATGTTtatagaattatttttatttcattttctagtTAAAGACTGGCTCCTTAAAGCAGTGTGTTCAGCTGCAATCTCCCACTGAGCGATGCTAGAGACACAAAAGCATATCTTTGGCGGGGGGGGAGAATAAGCATCTTGATGGACTTTGTATGCAACTGGCTAGACAGCATCCTTACATAGGAGTCTTCAGTCTGTTCAAGCATCACAGTAAATTCCAAGCTCTTTCATCTAGCTACAAACAGGGTGGAGAATCTTTTCAATTGTTTGTCTAAATGTAGGTCCACCATAAtatgagaaggaagaagaagagtttggatttatatccccccctttctctcctgcaggagactcaaaggggcttacaatctccttgtccttcccccctcacaacaaacaccctgtgaggtgggtggggctgagagagctccgtagagctgtgactagcccaaggttgtgtaagctggcgtgtgtgggactgtacaggctaatctgaattccccagataagcctccacaactcaagaccCCTAAGTGAAAATCATCTTAGATCAGCAACTACAAATGGCCTTTCCACAGAAGGCTGCATTTCATCAGTGGTTTCTGCATCACATTAACTGAGACTGGAGTTTGGTGCTAGTGTCCAGTGTGGGCCCAGCTTTCTCTGCTTACATGCACACTTCAAAGTAGGCTGTCTCTGCTTTAAAATGAGAATACAGGGAAGGTAGCAGTTCTGGTTTCTGGGACAGAAAAGCAGCAGATGCCAGTACTGGATACAGCTTGAATCCATTAATTCTAGACTATGTGTGGAGAGAGAAATAACAGCAAGAGCCTGATGTTTCTGTGAGTGCACTTTCACAAGGACTGTTGTACTTGCTTATCCGTTACTTTCCATTTGAGAAAGGTTTCATTTGAAGATTTCAACGAGAATTGAGGCTGGGACAATGGTACTCTGCTGCAATGCAAGGTTTGTTTCTTCCATGTGTATCAAAGTTCTGCAGTAAAGACAACAATGACTGGTTTTTAATACTCCTTGATTGCTCTTGCTCCACCCCTAGTTACTGACTCATTCTGTTGCTAGGGAATGGAGACATTAGTTTTGTCTTATCTCTCCTTGTCTTGCCACAGCATTTAGCACAACTTCTTTGTTTTGTGTTTATACATGGTTGGATCAGCAGTTGAAACAAGCTCTGTTACAATTTAAATTTTCCATGCATCAACACACAAATGTTTGTGTTTAGAATATACTTTTCTAAATGTAGTGAATATCTGATTTAGTTATCAACCTATTGTgctcaaaattattttaattttggtacTGCAGTTGGTGATACCTCTCAGACATTGTCCAGATTATCTTTCAAGCTACAGATAGTTTATTCAAATACATATCGATATTATTAAGACTGATATTACCAACACATTTACTAATGAAGTTATTAATCTGCAGAATTTTAGATGCTTCTCCCCAATCATTAACAAAATACATATGATTGAACTGCATTGTCCTGCAGTGTTCTTAAGCATGGTTGGCAACCTCAGTGTATTAACCAACTACTTAACCAAATAAATACTTGAACATTTAATATTGCAGTATTCTCACCAGACAACTGTGGAAACTTCACAGTTACAACTTAAAGCTTCAGTCTGAACTTAGCTTTTTTTTCAGGGTGTGTCCAGACCAGCAATTTTTGTACTTTCCTCTATTGAAAATCAGATGAGGAAGTGTTCTGACACAGCTCCACTTCCTGAGTTTTGTGCAAACTGCTGAATAATTAAAGAAAGATGAGAACATGATTACCTTTTTGTTACTGTTGTCAATCAGTTTGCCATTCTCACCCTTTGGTTTAGAGAAGATGTATGCACAATGCTACATCAGCGGCACCTGTCACCTCTGAGACAAACAAGGATATATAAAAACGTTCATAGTTATTAGTTCTGTGATGAGGCAAAGGCCAATTTTTCTGTCTGTGTTGTACAGAACATTTCTGGAAGATGGTTGCATCCAGTGAGAAACAGCCTTCTAACAGCAAACACCAAAATTAGCCAGTAGTAAAAGAAAGGCATTACGCATATACTCAGAGGCATTCTATTATGTACATGTAGTACAGATCTTGCATTTCCTGGTGGAGGCTTGCTTTCAACGTTAAGCTAGAGAGGTGTTACCTTGCAATTGTGGGTCAGGATAtcatttaaaccaggggtagggaacctgtggctctccagatgttcaggaactacaattcccatcagcctctgtcagcatggccaattggccatgctggtaggggctgatgggaattgtagttcctgaacatctggagagccgcaggttccctacccctggtaaaCCATACTGCAACAGGTACAAAGCATGTCTTTATTAACTGGGAATGCTAGCTACCCATAACTGGGAATGCTAGCTAGACATATTGTGAGACAGCCCACCTTAACCGAGATACTATAGTCCTATCAGCATTCCCACGAGTAGAGCTTTTCAGCCTGTTTAAATTAGTCAtgaaataggattgccaacctcgaGATGGTAGCTTGGAGAGCTCCCAtcattacaacttatctccaggtgaTTGAGGTCACTTCACCTGGCGGGGAAAAAACGGTTGCTGCGAAAGGTTGCTTCTACTCCACCGAAATCCCTCCCCAACCCTccacctcctcaggctccaccccaaaatcagCAGGTAGCTCCCACCCCGGGGTTGCCAACCCTAAAAACAAGGGGGGTGGCTCAAATTACGCTCTCTTCAATCACCCCCACgtgcctccccccaaaaaatcgcAAAGACGAATTTCCAGACGCTCCACAGAGACTGAGGTCTGTTGCTGATTTCTGACAGACGCCGAATGCGGAAGCGGAGGCCGCTCGAGTGAGAAAGGCGCGAGGCGCCGAGAAAACTTAGGCCTCGCTCGATCGCTCT of Sphaerodactylus townsendi isolate TG3544 linkage group LG03, MPM_Stown_v2.3, whole genome shotgun sequence contains these proteins:
- the GNA13 gene encoding guanine nucleotide-binding protein subunit alpha-13; its protein translation is MADFLPSRSPLSGCFPGCLLNSSEAEQQRKSKEIDKCLYREKTYVKRLVKILLLGAGESGKSTFLKQMRIIHGQDWDRAGREEFRATIYSNVIKGIRVLVDAREKLHIPWGDPANQKNGDKLMAFDTRSAMVAQGMVETTVFLQYLPAIRALWADSGIQHAYDRRREFQLGESVKYFLDNLDKLGEPDYLPSQQDILLARRPTKGIHEYNFEIKNVPFKMVDVGGQRSERKRWFECFDSVTSILFLVSSSEFDQVLMEDRLTNRLTESLNIFETIVNNRVFSNVSIILFLNKTDLLEEKVQKVSIRDYFPEFEGDPHCLLDVQKFLVGCFRTKRRDQQQKPLYHHFTTAINTENIRLVFRDVKDTILHDNLQQLMLQ